The Methanocaldococcus villosus KIN24-T80 region AAGAAAGTGTTATAGATCCAGCATGTGGATCTGGAACTTTATTAGTAGCTTCATATAATACTAAAAAAGACTTATATAGAAAATATTATGGTTTTATCTCTGTTGAAGATGATATCAAGCTACATAGGCAATTTGTTGAAAGAGATATAAGTGGAATTGACATAATGCCTTTTGCTGCTCATATTGCAGCAATGAATTTATCATTACAAAACATAGATGCTGAAACTAATCGCTTAAGAATAAGTGTGGATGATTCTATTAATATACTGAAGAGATTATTAGAGAATAAAGGTAGACAAGAGTATTTAGTTTTGGAAACAGTCTCTTCAGAATTAATAAAAGTTGTTGAGAGCTTAAAAAATAGACAAACAACACTAGATGCCTTTTTTAATGGAATAAAAAGGAGAAACTTTAATATTACAATTTATGTTTATGATACTGAACATGCAAAAGAATATATAATAAGCAATAAAATTGATAGAAAGGTAATATATGTTAATAATAATGAAAATATAGAAGATATTAATTACAATCAGATAGCAATTTTGGGAATTTCTAAAAATAACTTGGATAAACTAATAAATATTCTTAAAAAATTAGAGAATATCAAAGATAAATTTAGAAACTTAACTCTAAATATTGTTGTTGATAAAAATTTATCAGAAGAGGTTATCAGTATTGTAAATAGAGTATTTTATAATTTAGATACAGATGTTAAAATTAAAACAATAGATGTTTTTACTTTAACTTCAGCTGATTCTATTATAATGAACCCTCCATTTTCAGATAGAGAAAAATTACCTGAAGAATACAGAGAAAAGCTAAATCAGTTGAATTATTATAAGTTTATAAAGGAAAATGTTGGAGGACAAATTAACCTGTGGGGGTATTTCCTTGCTTTATCTCATTTTTTATTAAAATCAAATTGTAAAGTAGGGGCCGTTATACCAATAAATATAGCAAGGGGAAAAGCTACAGAAAAAATAAGGAAGTTCTTTTTAAAAAATTACCATATAAGATGGTTGGTAAAACCTGTTGCTGATTTAGCCTTTTCAGAAGCTGCAGCTTTTAGAGATATTTTATTTATAGCTGAGAAAAGAAAACCTAAAGAAGATGACATCACTGGAATAGTATTTATTAAAAAATCTATTAGAAGTTCTGAATTTACAACTGAAGAGGCTAAAAGAATTGTTGATGAGCTAAAACTTCTATACAAAAAAGCTAAAGAGGGTGAAATAAATCATTACGAAGATCCAGATGGCTTTTATGAAGTTTATTTTGTGAACTATAAGACCCTAATAGAACATCAAGAAAATTTAATGCCTTTGCTAAAGGAAACTGGTTTAGAAGAAGATTTAATGGAGGTAATTTTGGAAAGGGCTGGAGAGAAATTAGAAAGATTGGATGAAAGTTATATAAGGCAAGGATTTCATACATCTCCAGCTGGACTGTCAGAGCTTGTATATATAACAAGGCCTTTAGATAAATCTAGAATTGGAAGAAATGTTATTATGGTATTACATTCTGAAGACTCAGCCTTTATTTATGTAGTATTTAAAGATAAAATTAAGGATTTATTGAAAAACTTCTCTGGTAATAATTTAGAAGAGTTTATAAAAAATCATACAAAACCAGATTTAAAAATTCCAAAAGATAGAGTATTACCCGGTTTAAGAACAATAACTGGAATTAAAACTATTGATATTACAAATAAACATGACTATATAGTTATTGAAGATTTTATGGGTTTTGATAAAGTTGTGCTAATGTCAAAATGGAAAGATAAGAGCCTAGCTAAAGATCCAACTACAAGAAGAAGGTTTTGGGACCTAATAAAGAAAAAATTAGAAAATCAATTGGTATATACTGCGACTCCAGAGAAATTTAATATATATAGTATAAATACCTCTGTCATTTGCGTAGTTAGTAAAGTAAAAACAATATATAATCAAACATTTAGAGTAAATACGGCAGATAATATTATATTTTCACTTACGTATACCCTTTCTTTTAATTCTATACTTGGCTTAACACAGGTGATTAGGAGAATTTCTGAAGCAACTGGTGAGTTTGTCCACTTATCAACTAAAGATTTAGAAACTATTTATATTTTGGATTCTAATAAACTTTCTGATCAAGAAAAACAAGTTCTTTTAAATCTATTTAAAGAGATAAAAGATATAGAGTTCCCAAGTATAATGGAGCAAATGAAAAAAGGCTATGAGTATATAAAACACTTTAAAGACAAATCTTGGGAAGATTTACTTGATTACACAATTAAAAATGATCCAGGAATGTATGCGAGAATAAAGCTGGATTATACAATATTGAAAATAGTAGGCTTTAATGAAGATGAAATTAAAGATTTATTAGAAAAAACATACAAAACAATATATGAAGAACTAATAAAAATAAAAAGTGCCAAATAATTAAGCTATTTTAGGTTTAAACACACTAATGATTTATATTTTCTTTTTATTAACAATCCTATAATATTTATATAGTTTTAAAGAGACTTTGACTAGTATTTTTCAC contains the following coding sequences:
- a CDS encoding N-6 DNA methylase, which produces MGTHSEKITERTLYPLLLEIFKDIGFTGVQEIKVAGRRYPDLKISYKDTAFYVQVKIGKLDNIRDILTDISKLVSNKVISDINGFIGIKFDENIRNVKLITGHEEEVLKTAIENSKVYIIVSGSKNKELLFHMIDGNLEFKNAKKELINKIREFIDETKTIVNPESIVRVLKEYIDELAYILRLYYLSSPEALINLVGDISLFKSLLGLSESENLDELLRDEDFRTAVVDLLAFILTNQILFYYLYSNRSNKELPKLERITSLLDLKRYFNEITKIDFRAIYSINIFERLPNDKRILEVINNIIDVLNSNPIWKIPHDLLGRVYHKLLPFKTRKVFATFYTHPIAAEILARLTIDNYQESVIDPACGSGTLLVASYNTKKDLYRKYYGFISVEDDIKLHRQFVERDISGIDIMPFAAHIAAMNLSLQNIDAETNRLRISVDDSINILKRLLENKGRQEYLVLETVSSELIKVVESLKNRQTTLDAFFNGIKRRNFNITIYVYDTEHAKEYIISNKIDRKVIYVNNNENIEDINYNQIAILGISKNNLDKLINILKKLENIKDKFRNLTLNIVVDKNLSEEVISIVNRVFYNLDTDVKIKTIDVFTLTSADSIIMNPPFSDREKLPEEYREKLNQLNYYKFIKENVGGQINLWGYFLALSHFLLKSNCKVGAVIPINIARGKATEKIRKFFLKNYHIRWLVKPVADLAFSEAAAFRDILFIAEKRKPKEDDITGIVFIKKSIRSSEFTTEEAKRIVDELKLLYKKAKEGEINHYEDPDGFYEVYFVNYKTLIEHQENLMPLLKETGLEEDLMEVILERAGEKLERLDESYIRQGFHTSPAGLSELVYITRPLDKSRIGRNVIMVLHSEDSAFIYVVFKDKIKDLLKNFSGNNLEEFIKNHTKPDLKIPKDRVLPGLRTITGIKTIDITNKHDYIVIEDFMGFDKVVLMSKWKDKSLAKDPTTRRRFWDLIKKKLENQLVYTATPEKFNIYSINTSVICVVSKVKTIYNQTFRVNTADNIIFSLTYTLSFNSILGLTQVIRRISEATGEFVHLSTKDLETIYILDSNKLSDQEKQVLLNLFKEIKDIEFPSIMEQMKKGYEYIKHFKDKSWEDLLDYTIKNDPGMYARIKLDYTILKIVGFNEDEIKDLLEKTYKTIYEELIKIKSAK